From Triticum urartu cultivar G1812 chromosome 2, Tu2.1, whole genome shotgun sequence, a single genomic window includes:
- the LOC125534095 gene encoding anthocyanin regulatory C1 protein-like — protein MGRSPCCCRDAGVKKGPWTEEEDKALVEHIQKRGGNVGSWRSLPKAAGLNRCGKSCRLRWTNYLRPDIKRGNFTEDEERLIITLHASLGNKWSTIAAHLEGRTDNEIKNYWNTHIRKKLMRMGVDPLTHQQLPPDQSNHHLNATSIAHLNVTHQQMPPDRNGAAAALLPGALLWAAAAASLGGLDTGALMQAQLLQQLLQAIGSNNSTTGLIANLAAANTVLNSSSSIVRNQMNYLQPGYLCNTSNFAEQHVVQQQLTNDTSPGTSFFAAAEPADQLCNTAASYDVASAGDWSPAQEFGGLLEPMMELPGLCSLEGGCFWKDILEDSYRL, from the exons ATGGGGAGGTCGCCGTGCTGCTGCCGCGACGCCGGCGTGAAGAAAGGGCCGTGGACGGAGGAGGAGGACAAGGCGCTGGTGGAGCACATCCAGAAGCGCGGCGGGAACGTCGGCAGCTGGCGCAGCCTGCCCAAGGCTGCCGGGCTGAACCGCTGCGGCAAGAGCTGCCGCCTCCGGTGGACCAACTACCTCCGCCCCGACATCAAGCGCGGCAATTTCACCGAGGACGAAGAGCGCCTGATCATCACCCTCCATGCCAGCCTCGGGAACAA GTGGTCGACGATCGCGGCGCACCTCGAGGGCCGGACGGACAACGAGATCAAGAACTACTGGAACACGCACATCCGCAAGAAGCTCATGCGCATGGGCGTCGACCCATTGACGCACCAGCAGCTGCCACCCGACCAGAGCAACCACCACCTCAACGCCACCTCCATCGCCCACCTCAACGTCACCCACCAGCAGATGCCGCCCGACCGAAACGGCGCCGCTGCCGCGCTCCTCCCCGGGGCGCTCCtctgggcggcggcagccgcGAGCCTCGGCGGCCTAGACACCGGCGCCCTCATGCAGGCGCAGCTTCTGCAGCAGCTGCTCCAAGCCATCGGCTCTAACAACAGCACCACCGGCCTCATAGCTAACCTGGCTGCAGCAAACACAGTGCTCAACTCAAGCAGCAGTATCGTTCGGAACCAGATGAACTACCTGCAGCCGGGTTATCTCTGCAACACCTCCAATTTTGCAGAGCAGCACGTGGTGCAGCAGCAGCTGACCAACGATACATCTCCAGGGACGAGCTTCTTTGCAGCAGCTGAACCGGCTGATCAGCTCTGCAACACTGCCGCTTCATATGATGTTGCATCCGCGGGTGACTGGTCACCGGCGCAAGAGTTTGGCGGCTTGCtggagcccatgatggagctgccCGGGTTGTGCTCTCTCGAGGGTGGCTGTTTCTGGAAGGACATATTGGAAGACAGCTACCGTTTATAG
- the LOC125534096 gene encoding transcription factor MYB41-like, which yields MGRSPCCCHDVGVKKGPWTEEEDKTLVEHIQKRGGHVGSWRGLPKAAGLNRCGKSCRLRWTNYLRPDIKRGNFSDDEERLIITLHAGHGNKWATIATHLEGRTDNEIKNHWNTHIRKKLLRMGVDPVTHQQLPPDHQLDGSSAALLPEALLWAAAAATLGGLDIGALRQAQLLQHLLQAGSNNDATNLVANLMAASNVGLNSSNSIVPNILLQDKFNMLPGTNYLQPGYLCNTSNFAEQDVVQQQLINAMSPGTSSFAVAEPADQLCNTAAFTARDIAPGIDMLPVQEFAGLMEPMEQLPNLCSLESDSFWKELLEDGYRL from the exons ATGGGGAGGTCGCCGTGCTGCTGCCACGACGTGGGCGTCAAGAAGGGGCCGTGGACGGAGGAGGAGGACAAGACGCTGGTGGAGCACATCCAGAAGCGCGGCGGGCACGTCGGCAGCTGGCGCGGCCTGCCCAAGGCCGCCGGCCTCAACCGCTGCGGCAAGAGCTGCCGCCTCCGGTGGACCAACTACCTCCGCCCCGACATCAAGCGCGGCAACTTCTCCGACGACGAGGAGCGCCTCATTATCACCCTCCACGCCGGTCACGGCAACAA GTGGGCGACGATCGCGACGCACCTGGAGGGCCGGACGGACAACGAGATCAAGAACCACTGGAACACGCACATCCGCAAGAAGCTCCTACGCATGGGCGTCGACCCCGTCACCCACCAGCAGCTGCCACCCGACCACCAGCTCGACGGCTCCTCCGCCGCTCTCCTCCCCGAGGCGCTCCTTTGGGCAGCGGCGGCAGCGACCCTCGGCGGCCTGGACATCGGCGCTCTCAGGCAAGCGCAGCTTCTGCAGCACCTCCTCCAGGCTGGCTCCAACAACGACGCAACTAACCTCGTAGCCAACTTGATGGCTGCATCAAATGTTGGGCTGAACTCAAGCAACAGCATAGTTCCAAACATCCTGCTCCAGGACAAGTTTAACATGCTGCCTGGTACGAACTATCTACAGCCGGGCTACCTCTGCAACACCTCCAATTTTGCAGAGCAAGACGTGGTGCAGCAGCAGCTGATCAATGCTATGTCTCCGGGAACGAGCTCCTTTGCAGTAGCTGAACCAGCTGATCAGCTCTGCAACACTGCTGCATTCACAGCGCGTGATATTGCACCGGGGATTGACATGCTGCCGGTGCAGGAGTTCGCCGGCTTGATGGAGCCCATGGAACAACTACCCAATCTATGCTCCCTAGAGAGCGATTCTTTCTGGAAGGAACTACTTGAGGACGGCTATCGTCTATAG